The genomic segment acagatcttcattggaaagggtttaaacacttcccgtgcttgttcaatgaaccataaacagtgaacatgcacctgtggaaaagTCGTTAAGACATTAACAGCTTATGGAAGGTAGGCAATCAAGGTCACAGGTATGACAACTTAGGACActataaagaggcctttctactgactggggtggtgtgtcacagcatcatcggactgagcttgttgtcattgcaggcaatctcaacgctgtgcgttacagggaagacatcctcctccctcatgtggtacccttcctgcaggctcatcctgacatgaccctccagcatgacaatgccaccagccatactgctcgttctgtgcgtgattcccTGCGAGaccggaatgtcagtgttctgccatggccagcgatgagcccagatctcaatcccattgagcatgtctgggacctgttggatcggagtgtgagggctagggccattccccccagaaatgtccgaaAACTTGCAGGTGGcatggtggaagagtggagtaacatctcacagcaagaactggaaaatctggtgcagaccatgaggaggagatgcactgcagtacttagtatctggtgtggccaccagttgcattgactgttacttttgattttgaccccccccttgttcagggacacattattccatttctgttagtcacatgtctgtggaacttgttcagtttgtctcatttgttgaatcttatgttcctacaaatatttacacatgttaagtttgctgaaaataaacgcagttgacagtgagagaacatctctttttttgctgaatttatgaTGCATAATGCATTGGAAGAGGTGGACGGTGAATTATAGGCGCTGGTTCTCTTCAAGTAGCCAAACAACAAAACTAGGCTACTTAATTGGGAAGCTTCTACGGTGGTGTTCAAATGTAAGTGAAGTCGTTTTTGTTCTGCTTTAAAAAATGATCATGAGTATTGCATCCTAGGCAACATCTTTGAAAAGTCTTTAAAAATGTTTCATCCATAGTAGATTCTGTTCTCCCATTTAAGTGTTTCTTGGCCTTTGTCGTAGCTTTTAAACTAAACACTAGACCATcttttgatttctgaatgtgtTGGCACTGGGCACTCAGGATGTGGCTTCCTTATgttaatcaggccttttgatttgaacatatggattgtttttgctttgtaggctacttatactgaacaaaacatataaaaaggccctaatctatggatttcacatgactgggattacagatatgtgacccgtttcaggaaagtaGAGGGtcacttgtatgccatctgtaaataaaaTTGTCAaattaagccacagaaaaagtgagcaaccttcctgctagccatgattggctgagataatgagtgggctggacatgctgagagaggagtttggattggtctgccattaTAGCACActtctatttgagctggtcagtatgtgtaggtaatcatGTCTTAAAGTGGCTTTTTATGAAATATATCGCGTAGTAAAACAAAAAAGACTcctatgcaagtatccatttctatagaatgtcactgcaacaactatttcagagcactctcgtcagtgtgccagagcgcagaaaaAATGATGAATTTACGAAGACTCAACACCGGTTGAATATCGCTGGTGTCAGTAAATATTggcaaaaaaagcgtaattaaattgttgccaggagcacagttagtcaccaacgctttggatgacatgaaaatagcctaaccagctctgctagggcgagtaaaatggtcagagtttggatgggggctaaagcttaatatgattcttatggcattgcacacggtcagtgtgaaccagagtgacttgacacaacgggccattgatcacagataccttaaaaacaaaaaaagtaggggcgcggatcagaaaaccagtcagtatctggtgtgaccgccatttgcctcatgcagtgcgacatctCCTTAGCATTGAATTCATCAGGCCGTtgtttgtggcctgtggaatgttgtcccactccactccaatggctgtgcgaagttgctggatattgtcaggaactggaacacactgtcgtacacgtcgatccagagcatcccaaatgtgctcaatgagtgacatgtctggtgagtatgcaggccatggaagaactgacaTTTTCtatgcgacatggggccatgatTTTATCAGGCTGAAAcatgatggcagcggatgaatggcacgacaatgggcctcatgaCCTTGTCActttatctctgtgcattcaaattgccattgataacaTGCAATTGTGTTAGATGTccgtaacttatgcctgcccatactgtAACCACACCGTCACCAAGGGTCACTCTGTTCATAATGTTCACATCAGCAAatcgctcgcccacatgacaccatacacgttgtctgcggttgtgaggccggttggacgtactgccaaattctctaaaacgacggaggcggattatggtagagaaatgaacaatcaattctctagcaacagctctggtgacatgctgactgcaggaatgtccaagtgcacactccttcaaaacttgagacatttatggcattgtgttgtgacacaacttcacattttagagttgccttttaattgtccctagcacaaggtgcacctgtgtaatgatcatgctctttaTTCAGCCGTTGCATACTGCATACCTTGTACTAAATGGTACGTGCTAAATAGTATGCAACGTTGAGTACATGGTATGTAATACGGTATATGGGCATTCAGACACGGTCAGTATCTTATCTTTACCTCTTCTATGAACTCCAGCAGGCCGATGGTGATGCGGGCCCTCCGGGGCCACGCCGGGGCCAGCCACTGGTTCATGCTGGAGCTTAGGGCCTCCGGGACTAACGCTTGCAGGTAGCTGGGGACCGCCAGCCTGTAGAGGGAGCTGTGAATTGAATGTTATtttgggtaaaaaaataaaaattgacacacacacacacacacacagtaccagtcaaaagtttggacacacctactcattcaagggtttttccttattttgACCATTTTCATCATTGTAGAATactgaagacataaactatgaaataacacatatggaatcatgtagtaacccctgcaaaaaaagtgttaaatcaaaatatattttatatttgagaaacttcaaagtagccacccttggacTCGATGACGGCCTTGCACACTTTTCGAATTATCTCAaacagtttcatgaggtagtcacctgaaatgcactTGAATTAACATaacatatttacaatgacagcctaggaacagggggttaactgccttgttcaggggcacaacggatttttaccttgtcagctcgggattcgatccaccaacctttcggttgctggcccaacgcttgaactactaggctacctaccgggttgtatacagaagatatccctatttggtaaaataccaagtccatattatggcaagaacagctcaaataagcaaagagaaacaacattccatcattactttaagacatgaaggtcagtcaatccggaacatttcaagaactttgaaggtttcctcaagtgcagtcgcaaaaaccatcaagcgctatgatgaaagtggctctcatgaggaccgctacaggaaaggaagacccagtgttacctctgctgctgaggataagttcattagagttaccagcctcagaaatcagcaattaactacacctcagattgcagcccaaatgcttcatagagttcaagtaaaagacacatcaacatcaactgttcaggggagactgcgtgaaatcaggccttcatggtcgaatttctgcaaagaaaccactactaaaggacaccaataataagaagagacttgcttgggccaagaaacacaagcaatggacattagacaggtggaaatctgtcctttggtctgatgagtacaaattttggttccaaccgccgtgtctttgtgagacgcagagttggtgaacggatgatctctgctacactcgcaataacatctgctaaccatgtgtatgtgaacaataacattttattttatttgtgtggttcccaccgtgaagcattggGGAgaaggtgtgatgttgtgggggtgctttgctggtgacacttatttagaattcaaagcacacttaaccagcatggctaccacagcattctgcagcgatgcagcatcccatctggtttgcacttagtgggactatcatttgttttttgtttaCAAGCAAATGTCAAGTTGGAGTGATGCATGCACATCCTTACACCAAAGCTCTAGCACGGTAGCTAACTGATGTCGGGACCTTGATAAACttagcagtgagttagtgatgACCATGAGAACACGCAAGTCTGATGGCTATGTTCAACAGGTATATTATTCTTCAGGCTTTATCAAGCTCTATTTGTGATATTGCACCTTGCTAATTTGCTCAGTAATCCATCCTCCGATGACATCGGTGATGTATGTAGACAATAACCATCAGATAACCATCTGACTACGTGTTTGTTATCTTGCGCGAGCTGCATTTGAAGTCAGAGGATTCTGTATCCACTCCCATGAATGTAAACTAAACCCTTTCTGATTCGAAACGGCGAGTGCAATTTTTTGATGATGCGGCCAGGAAATGGGTCTACATAAACAAGACGTGCACTTGAtcccagaggatatcacttgaaAGCATAAATTAAAACATAAATTGGACTGACTTGTTGGTCACAAAGCCAAGAGAAAACCGGAACAATATTTGTTGCATTGTAATAAAGCATTCTGATTCCTAAGTGGTCCTCACCTGTGGCTCACGCGCTCAGTAACGTACAGATCCCCGCAGAAGCCCAACAGTTTAGGGGTATGCTCCTTCTCCTGCAGAGCCACCATCAGCAAGAACTCGTTAATCTGGAGGAGAGCCCACACAGACTTGGCTTCGGCCAGGGACACCTTGCTGTCCTTGTTGACGTCAGCCAGGGTGATGACACGCCCTACCAAGGTGGTGAGAGAGGGCTGCTCCCCTAGGTTAGACtgcagggaggatggagagaagaaaataTGAAGTGAGTAAATGTTTACAGGTGACAGTAAAATTTCAAACCTTGCATAGCTAATGTTATACTTTCCGTCAACTACGAAAGGGGGGTAAGTATCAGCCAGTTAAGACTAGAAAACAAGTTTaaatatacactgaatgtacaaaaattacaaacaccttcctaatattgagttgcaccccgttttgccctcagaactttctcaattcatcggggcatggactctacaaggtgtcgaaagcgttccacaaggatgctggcccatgtagactgcaatgcttcccacagttgtgtcaagttggctggatatcttttgggtggtgaaccattcttgatacacacaggaaacttttgagtgtgaaaaacccagcaacattgcagttcttgacacaaaacggtgcgcctggcacctactaccataccccgttcaaaggcacttaaatattttgtctttcccattcactctctgaatgacaCATATACAATCCTTGTCTCAActgtcaaggcttaaaaatcattgaacccgtctcctccccttcatctacactgactgaagtggattaaacaagtgacatcaataaagggatCAGAGctttcacctggccagtctgtcatagaaagagcaggtgttcctaatgttttatacactcattGTATATAATGCTATGTAAAGAGAGAAACTAAACATGTCACTTTTTAGTTCATATAGTCATACACACTATAATAAAAACAAGACTGTGGCATGATTGAAATGTGCTGGATTTCTTCCATGTGACTTCCATTAGATAATTGGCAGGGGGTGACACTAATATGATTCGATCTCACTACAGTTGAGTGGAGCCATTGTGCTGACTGTTATTTCAGCACCTTGTCTTGCGCTATATTTGACACAGGGCTTTAACCCCTAGcttcttgctctccctctctcacttcccccTACCGCCTCCTTCCATCACGCACACTCCATGGGAGAAtatcaattgcatactcctcgtgtCCTctttcctcgcctccttctcaaaacccattggatgagaaagccagaggccCCTACCCTCTGACATTCTCCTCCAATGGGGTTTGAGAACGAGGTGAGAAGAGAGGACacgagtatgcaattgagattctccccctacgtctactgtctccttccatcgcacactaacccctcctccctcttttctctttcttttccaatctctctctctggggagccAGCAGCATTCTGACAGCACACACACTAGAAACAAGGTCACTCTGCCCTGCCTTTGTTCATTTCCAGCACCAGCTACATGAAGCCTGTCTACAGAGGAACCGTCCCTCAGAGAGACTTAGCGTCACAGTGATTATCAGTTACCATTTTATGTTAGCTTCCGACTCAATATACTGTATCAACATGCCCTAATTTCCCTCCGCCACAAGGTCAAACTAATTTCCAATTTATGGTCCTCACCTCACTTTTCTGTTATAGCAATGCGTAAATTTACAGTAAATTTTTTAAATCTGTAAAATTCCTCATAATACTACAAGTAGCATTATTTTGTGTGATAGTATTGTATTGAAATGTGCCTGTCTGTAATACTTCCTGTACGGCCTGACCAAAaaacatcagttctgttgtggAAAGTTATATCTAATCAAACTGTGAGGACTGAGATGACGGGAAATGAGCAGCCAGACCTTCAGAAAGCTGTGCAGCATCTCTCTGAACTCGTCCATGGAGGTCCCGCGGGTGGGCTTGTCAAACAGGGTCATTTCCTGTCTCAGTACAGAGTCAGGAGCACCGTCTCCCTTCAGAGGCTCCTCCAGACCACACTTAATGACCACAGGCCTCTCCTTCCACACACCACTGTACACCTACaaacacagattttttttcttcatttttaaatgtaatctttatttaaccagttaatgaacaaattcttattttcaattacggcctaggggttaactgccgtgttcaggggcagaacgagatttttaccctgtcagcttggggattcgatcttgcaacctttcggttacaagtccaacgcgttaaccactaggctacctgccgccccagatagACAGTCATTAGGTAGagtaggtagtgtgtgtggttttgTCAAGTGGTATGCGTGCATGTGTATGTTTACTGAAATATACTCCAGCTACCTTTACATCAGCTGTCAAGTCTGGCGAGCAAGATTAGCCGGTGTAAGGTggttgtacagtgccttgcaaaagtattcggcccccttgaactttgcggccttttgccacatttcaggcttcaaacataaagatataaaaattTTAAgatatgtatttttttgtgaagaatcaacaacaagtgggacacaatcatgaagtggaacgacatttattggatatttcaaacttttttaacaaatcaaaaactgaaaaattgggcgtgcaaaattattcagcccctttactttcagtgcagcaaactctctccagaagttcagtgaggatctctgaatgatccaatgttgacctaaatgactaatgatgataaatacaatccacctgtgtgtaatcaagtctccgtataaatgcacctgcactgtgatagtctcagaggtccgttaaaagcgcagagagcatcatgaagaacaaggaacacaccaggcaggtccgagatactgttgtgaagaagtttaaagccggttttggatacaaaaagatttcccaagctttaaacatcccaaggagcactgtgcaagcgataatattgaaatggaaggagtatcagaccactgcaaatctaccaagacctggccgtccctctaaactttcagctcatacaaggagaagactgatcagagatgcagccaagaggcccatgatcactctggatgaactgcagagatctacagctgaggtgggagactctgtccataggacaacaatcagtcgtatattgcacaaatctggcctttatggaagagtggcaagaagaaagttaaagttaaagttaaagttaaagtttgccacaagccacctgggagacacaccaaacatgtggaagaaggtgctctggtcagatgaaaccaaaattgaactttttggcaacaatcaaaatgttatgtttggcgtaaaagcaacacagctcatcaccctgaacacaccatccccactgtcaaacatggtggtggcagcatcatggtttaggcctgcttttcttcagtggggacagggaagatggttaaaattgatgggaagatggatggagccaaatacaggaccattctggaagaaaacctgatggagtctgcaaaagacctgagactgggacggagatttgtcttccaacaagacaatgatccaaaacataaagcaaaatctacaatggaatggttaaaaaaaataaacatatccaggtgttagaatggccaagtcaaagtccagacctgaatccaatcgagaatctgtggaaagaacagaaaactgctgttcacaaatgctctccatccaacctcactgagctcgagctgttttgcaaggaggaatgggaaaaaatttcattctctcgatgtgcaaaactgatagagacataccccaagcgacttacagctgtaatcgcagcaaaaggtggcgctacaaagtattaacttaagggggctgaataattttgcacgcccaatttttcagtttttgatttgttaaaaaagtttgaaatatccaataaatgtcgttccacttcatgattgtgtcccacttgttgttgattcttcacaaaaaaatacagttttatatctttatgtttgaagcctgaaatgtggcaaaaggtcgcaaagttcaagggggccgaatactttcgcaaggcactgtaccttgtGAGATGTGGTTGGCAGCTGGTAGGGCTGTGTGTGCAtattacctggtgtgtgtgtgtgtgtgtgtgttacctacctGATGTGTGGAGGAGGTGGACATGCATCGCTGCAGGGTCAGAGTCCTTTCCTCACATAGGGCCTTGCAGGACGACCCTGAGACAATTCCGCTTCTGTAGTGGTcacactggcacagacagacatgaaACCAGAAATACATTAATCAACAGGAAGAGGACCCAAGGATCCTACAATCTCGTGCTCATATGTACTATGGCCCAAATCCCAACCGCATGCAAATCATGTATACTGTAGATGTCAATTGGGAATTTCAAGATTCCCACATGGATGTAAAgttaggatttttttattttcaccCCATGAGATTCTCTGTTCTAGTGAGTTATGGATGGGTTAGCTGTGCTTCCATGGGGCAGAAGCCAGCGTGCTTTGTGATTCTGAATGGCCTGATTGCTAATGACAATTGGGGGAATCGtaagtggctcgtttcagctcatttcttcttgttcttgataccatgtctatTTACTATTTACCAAGGctgtttatctgtattttttgcaGCTGtccatttaccaccacaaaccgatgcaggcactaagaccacactcaatgagctgtatagggccataagcaaacaagaaaagctcatccagaggcggcgcgcCTAGCACCCGGTGATTTTAATgaagggaaactgaaatctgttttacctcattttaccagcatgtcacctgtgcaactaaaAAGGGataaaaactctagatcacctttactccacagacAGAGggccataactctatcctcctgattccagcttacaagcaaaaactcaaaacaggaagtaccagtgacgcgctcaatacggaagtggtccaaTGAAGTGGACGCTGAGCTACaggactgggatatgttcggTGATtaatccgatggcattgaggagttcacATCAGttaccggcttcattaataagtgcattgacgatgttgTGACCATACGTACAGTGGCTTGAGAAAGTATCCACCACCCTTGGCATTTTTcgtattttgttgccttacaccctggaattaaaattgatttggggaggggggtcattgtcctgctagaaggttgtatcatttgatttacccaACATGCAACATGTTTTTTGACAAGGAATAAGACAAAGCAAACTAAACTTCAAGTTGGTTGGGTTCTTCTGgagtacagcaatctttaagtcataccacagatgctcaattggattgaggtctgtcTGACCTTTGacgaggccattccaagacatccttcagggttatctttggtctctttgttgactCTCTGAGTAATCCCCTCCTTgactggtccgtgagttttggtgggcagccctcttggcaagtttgttgtggtgccatatatttttttataacctaaccctgatctgtacttctccacaactttgtccctgacgtgtttggagagctccttggtcttcatagtgccatttgcttggtggtgcctcttgcttagtggtgttgcagactctgttGCCTTTCAGAACAAGTGTATATAGACACAGATCATGTGACTTAAAGTCCACTTGTGTAGAATCTAATTAATTGTGACTTCTGaagataattggttgcaccagatcttatttaggggcttcatagcaaagggggtgaatacatatgcacacaccacttttccatttaatgtgtctttttttacatttttaaacaagttatttttttcccaCTTACTTGGGATCCAACATGTACACTGCGGCATacatgggcttcaggcagaagtcttcatgctttttgatgcatttcagaactgcagtttcctctgcttggagcaacagtgaagtgggcagggcagtacggatttcttctctttcatctgtaagcagagtctgaacatcagacaggatggcattgtctccatCAATCTATGCAATGGCTacaggtttcaggagtttcaggctgcttaccactctctcccaaaatgcatcaggaggatcctcttgatggggctgtccatattggcAGACTGTGATCTAGCCAtatcttggagagactccttccctcCAGGATACTGTCAAACATGacgacaacaccaccccaatgggtgttgctgggcagcttcaatgtggtgctcttattcttctcactttgtttggtgaggtagattgctgctataacttgatgacccttcacatacctaaccatttccttggctttCTTGTAGAGTGTATCTATTGTTTTCAGTaccatgatgtccttgagcagcagattcaatgcatgtgatgtgagggtaggactcctccactttagaccaagcagcctttatgttcacagcattgtctgtcaccagtgcaaataccttctgtggttcAAGGTCATTGacgactgccttcagctcatctgcaatgtagaccagtgtgtctgtccattgtgtctgtgctcttgtagaatactgtttgagggtggagatga from the Oncorhynchus tshawytscha isolate Ot180627B linkage group LG33, Otsh_v2.0, whole genome shotgun sequence genome contains:
- the LOC112230896 gene encoding divergent protein kinase domain 1B; amino-acid sequence: MMHRGLRRLVHLVLFCPLSKGLQSRLPVLKVKYLLLAWLGILVASWVLYMQYASYSELCRGHVCHMVICDHYRSGIVSGSSCKALCEERTLTLQRCMSTSSTHQVYSGVWKERPVVIKCGLEEPLKGDGAPDSVLRQEMTLFDKPTRGTSMDEFREMLHSFLKSNLGEQPSLTTLVGRVITLADVNKDSKVSLAEAKSVWALLQINEFLLMVALQEKEHTPKLLGFCGDLYVTERVSHSSLYRLAVPSYLQALVPEALSSSMNQWLAPAWPRRARITIGLLEFIEEVFHGAYGSFLMCDASPRHVGYNFKYDCKMADLRSVASETAVREFLRGRHCETNADCTFGSDCTATCDRLVKQCNTEVIQPNLAKVCVLLQDYLLFGAPQDLRTDLEKQLSTCVTLSSLASQMEVHHSLVLNNLKTLLWKTISNTQYS